Part of the Vigna angularis cultivar LongXiaoDou No.4 chromosome 1, ASM1680809v1, whole genome shotgun sequence genome, GACCGCTGCCGATCGCCAAAGCGCAAAACAAGTTCCTCCTAGTAGCGGTCGACTACTTCACAAAATGGATAGAAGCCGAGCCGTTATCGATTATCAGTGCCCAACGAGTACAGAAGTTTATCTGGTGTCTCATCTGTCGATTCGGCCTCCCTAAGAAAATCATCACTGACAACGGTCGCCAATTCGTTGAGCGTAAACTAGAAGATTTCCTCAGCCAGTTAGGCATCCAACATGTCACCTCCTCCGTCGAACATCCTCAAACTAACGGCCAAGCAGAGGCCGCGAACAAAGCCATACTGACAGAGTTAAAGAAGCGCCTTGGTGAAGCCAAAGGTCTATGGGTGGAGGAACTACCAGAGGTTTTATGGGCGTACAGATGCACACCTCACGGCTCTACAGGGGACACCCCATTCAACCTGACTTACGGCACTGATGCCATGCTCCCCGTCGAAGTTGGCGAGCCTTCATTAAGGCGCAATATCACTGATATGTCCCTTAATGAGGAACAGTTGAGGATAAATCTCGACATCCTTCCTGAACGTCGAGAGGTTGCCGCCATTCGTGCAGCAGCGCAGAAGCGAATGCTATCTCGCCGATATAACACCAAAGTCAAACCCAGAACCTTCAAAAACGGAGATCTGGTATGGCGAAAGCGGGGAGAGGCTAGGAAGAATCGAGCACACGGTAAGCTTTCAGCCAACTGGGAAGGACCATTTCGAATTATAGAAGACATGTCGAACGGAGCATATCGCCTCCAGCTTCTTGATGGACAACCAGTTCCCAACACCTGGAATGCCACTCACCTTAAATactattttagttaattttcatTTGTTATTGGTTATTCCTCCCACGTTTTCTAAACTTGTTACGAAATAAAGAGTACTTTTCATTATGATTCATACTTAATGCCGTTTATCACTTCTAGTGTCGAGTCCCAGGGTCGTCGTCTCGAACATTTCTACACACAAACGAATTGGGAGCAAGCCGCCTGGTAGATGTTCTCTCCTGAACACCCAACCTAtacgggatacactcccgctggtagatgttcacccttgaacacccaatCCGCTTGGGATACACTCCCTATGGTAGATGTTCCCTCTGGAACATCCAGTATTTACCTCACTCGACCATCACTCTCGACGGTCGCACATCGCGTTATCTATACACTCCACATTGATACTTAGCGGTCGTCACGGCAAACAAATCGCAAAATCAGCAAATTtaaacattcaaaacacaatacAATTCAACATTCACaatcatttcaaaatttcagcTAATCCAAGTTCAAAGGTATTATATCCACAAGCATATAGCAAATCCTAATCTATTACAATATTGGGCGTGTCGCCAATAACCTCTTCGACAGTATCCGCAGCAGGTTCACTCACCTTGACCACTCCATCCTGTTCAGTGTTGGCAAccacctcttcttcctcttcaccCTCCAGGACAACATCTTCAGGTATTTCGTCCAGAGGTTTAAGTTGATCCTCATACACGTCCTTCTACACGTCAAATGCCACTCCCTCGGTCGACACTTGGAGCAAGTGCCTGGCTTGCCTCAAAGCCTTCCGAAAACCTTTGGTATGTTCACTCATAATTGCATCCTTCAGCTCTTCTACCAGCTCATTTCTTTCCGAAGCCTCCGCCTTCAATTCGTTTCTCTCACGGGCCAGCACCACCATTGCCCTCTTGGTTTGCTCCAGCTCGCTCGCCAGCTGATCGCGTTCCTTTCGGAGAGTCGAGCCAGCCTCCCGTGTAGCGTTCAGCAATGTCTCGGCCTCTTTCAGAAGTTGCTCTGCACGCTTCTGATTGGCATCGCAAGCAGCATGAACCTCGGTGAGTTCTTGCAGCTGAGCCCGTACCTTCTCCCACTCAGCACGTACCTTCTCCAACTCAGCCCGTACCTTCTCCAACTCAGTTCGTACCCTACCTCTATCAGAAGCATAGGCTAGATGCCAAGCCAACGCCTGTGCCCGTGTTGTCATCTCCAACATGGTATCGGCAATTTCTTGCTCACTCATGTTTTCGAAAACCCTTTTCTCCGAGGCGTCCATCTGCAGGTCCACCTTATGACCCAACGTGAAAGCAGGATCCCATACCCCTTGGGGGAGGGGACGATCAGCTTCCTCGACTaccaccttcttcttctttgaagCTTCGCGACTGATGTCGACCGCCTTTGTCTTCCTTTTACGCACTAGCGGCACTTCAGCAGCTATTGTCTCGTCGGTCGACGCCGACAGTACCACTGGTACCGGCTCGGTTGTTACCACTGGGGGGCATGGCTGCCCAACAACCTGTACGGCAGACGGCCCTGAGCGACTAACTTCAGTCCTCTCCTTTCCGATTAAGTGAAACCAACTTTTGCCACTTCCTTTTCTCCCCATAATCTCTGCAAAAACCACAATCCATCCAGAACAGTCAATAACAACAATGCAATCTACAACGACAATAAGCAAAGACACATACCAAACACCCTCGCCTCCGCGTCGTCGAACTCGAGGCAATCTATAAGCTGACGGGAAGAAAAGGGGCGTGGTAACGCGGTCAACACACCCAACGCCTCTAGCTCTTCAATCGTCATCTTGTCCTCCGGCCAAGAAGTGAACCTCAGTGGGTCCTGTGTCCAATACAAGGGGAATCGGGGGTTCCCCTCGCCATCGAAAAAATGCCGCCGACCGGCTTCGGTAATCGACACCTTAAAAAACTTCTCTTTAAAATTCCTATATGACTGCAGGTAAAGCTCTAACAATGCATTACCCGGCTCAGATATCAATGACACCCATCCCTTCGTGGCCACCGGTCGACATCTAAAGAAATATAGAAACAAACCTACAGTGGGCCTAATTCCTAACGCCCGACACAGCAACCCGAAAGCCTGCACGTAACCCCAACTGTTAGGATGCAACTGGCTAGGAGCAACATTCAAGGTGCGCAAAACATCCATTTGGAAACCAGTAAACGGCAATCGCAAATACAAATCGTAGAACAACGCAGcgtaacaataaaaaaattcatcagaAGCATTCTCCCTCCCATAGCATACCCTCTCATCGTCTCGGCAAGCTATCAACTTTATACAGGTTTGATATCCTAGGGTTCTCAACACACAACTATTCTCAATCCAGTTTGTTATCACAGCCCTACTCCTAAATTGACTTCTAAGTTCTTTAACCTCACGCGCCGCCCAGCCATACTCATCTCCGCTAATCGGAGATATTACACGTCCCCCTGGACCCTCACCGCACACATTTCCATATACAAATGCATCATCACCATAAGGTATAGTGGTAACTTCAGGGCACTCCGCCGTTGATGACGGCCCCGGAACATCGTCACGGGTATTCTGCCCCCTTTCTTCCATGGTCAACACTAAACACACTCAGACGAAGGAAATTTTGGGTTACCTGGTAAAGTCTCGTAGCAGCGTAAGCACTGATGATGGAGAGGAAACAAACTCGCTCACGATAAACTCTGTTCTTCCACTGAAGTGACAAACCCCTTTCTGAATCGTGTAGAAGAAGGCAAAGCGTTTAATCGCCCCGCGCCGTAGGATTCTTTTTAATCCAAGGGCTACCAACTCGCGTCCCCTCGCTTCCCTAAAAGAGTGGGAAAACCCTAAAAAGCGTAACGTCAAAACGGTGCGCATCACTTTCCCTATCAAACTCGCGTCCCCTCGCTTCCCTACACGAGCGAGAAACCCTAAAAAGCGTAACGTCAAAACGGTGCGCATCTGTATCCCTACCAAACCACACTCAACGTCCTTCCGTAACTTCGCCTGCTAATGCTAGGCTCAATTACTCGGACTCGGGGGGCATGTACTATAGGATGCCTTATCCTACAGCGGTCGACCGATAACCCGGGCGACCTAACGACACCTAAACCAAGCGGTCGGCCGATAACCCAGGTGACCTGACGACAGATGTCGTGGATGTCTTAATGTCATATGATCACAGTTGCACATTGTCGTCGACCACTTGGTGCTCGACAACCAAAATAGTATGTCGCGACACGAAGCGCTCATACGACATGTCGCCTATCCATGTCGACACACAGAACGATCGACATGCGGCGTGCGATATTTTAGCATACGGTTTAGCGGTTGCAAATAAGCAGTTACACATGTTAGCTAACCAACGCCGTAAATCACGGAAGCAATTGACTCAGTATCAACACACAATCTAGCAGTTACAACTTCTACACAGTCCACTTCGGTAACTGTCCGGATTTTCAGGGAACagtttgttttactgttttaaatatacgaaacacaagagaaaaaaggtacgtttttttCCCAtagagaaaattaagaaagattaCTCCTAATCTGATTGATCATATCcctttctgacttgagcgtcggagtgcctttgcaggtacccagcccatcTTTACTCAGAGAAgcagagaagaaagagagaaacagaACAGTAAAAGCAGTACAGAGAAGAAACGGTCCAGAGTTGTTAGGTTCGAATCTTGGTCTCCACATCCCTACTGAAACAAGCAGAATTGTCTCCTGTAACCTTCAATACTTGTTCAATCATTTCTTGTCATTTTATATTGTGTTCATGTATAAGCAATGAGTTGTGCAGCTCATCTACTGTCATCTTATTGATATCCTTCAATTCTTCAATTGAGCATACGATGTAGTTGTATTTGTCGGACAATGTGCTCATAATTTTTTCAACAATATGCCCATCCTCCATTGTTTCTCCTACTCCTCTCATGTCATTTGCAAGTATCATGACTCGAGAGATATAATCATTCACGGATTCGCCATTTTGCTTTTTTGGAATTTCAAATTCCCTATGAAGCCTTTGGAGTTGTGCTCGTTGAACTCGAGCATTCTCCTGAAACTTTTGCTTCATTGAATCCCAAAGTGCATTGGAGGTAACTTTGTTGGTgattgttttcaaaatattcttaTCAATAAATTGAAACAGATAGTTCTTTGCCCACAAATCATTCAGTTTTTGCTCCTCCAAGGTTCAACGTTATACTCTTGTAAGTAATTATAGTGTTTTTGGCTCGTCATAGCCTTACTTTACTACGCTCCAGTATTCTTTTGATCGCAACAAAATTTTCATTAGCATTGACCAATGATCATAGTCTCCGTCAAACTTTGAAATACTGAAAAAGCAAGTAATTTTCACTCTATTATGCTCTCCTGTGTTTGCTAAGTATCAGACCCTTGTATGAACTCCGATACCactgttaaaataaataatattaatacttaATGTAGCTCTCAAACTTGTTTTATTCAATAGAATGATTTGCTTAATATAACAAATACATAAACAACAGAAAACATAAATGTAGATTCATGATTATATCATGACTATttttacaaaaacataaaagaaaacagCTAAGATTTCTTATATATTCCTGAAtgataagtttattttaaaataaaacatctaACTAATTTGAATGAGTAAGCAGTATTCTTCCAATACTTTCTATATATCCTTTCTATATAAAGTTTGATTTGTGACGGTGCAGAATATAATTTGTTTGatccaaaattttaagatatgGACTGAATTCATTGATGCACTCC contains:
- the LOC128195027 gene encoding uncharacterized protein LOC128195027, giving the protein MKQKFQENARVQRAQLQRLHREFEIPKKQNGESVNDYISRVMILANDMRGVGETMEDGHIVEKIMSTLSDKYNYIVCSIEELKDINKMTVDELHNSLLIHEHNIK